The nucleotide sequence GTCAACCTCAGCAACTGCCATACTATaaacaagaacaacaccGCCACTACCAACATCAGCACCCACCACCGTCGCCCCGTCAGCATCACCGAGCGAAGCGCCCGAGACCTTCGTCTCCGGGCCCAGAGACGCAAGATACGCCGCCCTCAGCCTCAGCCTCGGCCAGTGTCCCTTCACCCGGCAGCGAGGACGTTCAAGGTGTCAGCAGTACCAGTGGGTCTGTTACCAGCATACCCGGCCAAAGCAGCAACTTTCGCAACGTGAGCGCCTGCTCTAGATGCCGCGCGCGCAAGAATCGCTGTGATCAAAGGTTGCCCAACTGCACGGGCTGTGAGAAGGCCGGCGTGGATTGCATTGGTTATGATCCCATAACCAAGCGGGAGGTCCCACGAAGGTTAGTTAGTTCATTTTCGAAACCTAGTACTGTGGTGCCCACCCGTTGATACTATAAGGTACATCAACTTCAACAGTGTCTTTTCCGTTATTGTAATATTTTGCTATTATCGACAAGCATTGTCGTGTACCTGCCACAGGCCACATCAACTCTTATTATAGGATGACGAAAAGCCGATCGACGTTAACAATCTGAGCGCGCGTGTAGTTATATATTCTTTCTCGAGAATCGTGTCCTAGCACTCGAGACTTTACTAGAATCCAAGGGAATTCCGTTCCCCAAGGCCGATAAACTCAAGATGTTTTCCAGCGCAGCCGACAGGCCAACTCCATCGACACAACCGCCAAATCAGAATATACAAAACGACGCCTTGCCGTCAAGTGTTCACCAAGTTCATCAAAAAGGTGTGCGATGCTGTAACCCGAGCTGCCAAGGTCAATGCCATGTCAAAGTTCCAACCTCTCCCTCCACAACCGAGGCAGCAACGTCGAACCACCGTTTCCCTGGCGCCATGTTTACGACCAACCCACCTGAGACTGCGCAACCGGCGCGATCTCACTGGCGCGGATTTCCAGAGCGGGACGAAGGCGCTAAATCCGTCAAATCTGTCGTCAAGAGGGAGCAAAATGGCGGCGGATCCATGAGGGACTCGTTCTTTGGGTTGCATACCAAGTCGCCGCGCCATCCGGTCCGCCAGGCCGACTTCCCAGGCAAAGAAGTAGGCCTTCGTTTAGTCGAGCTCTACTTTCAGCACGCTAACCCTCAGATTCCCATCTTACACCGTGTTGAATTCATGGACATCTTCCATCAAGCGTACACTGCTGAAGGATCGGTACGGGACCGAGAGTTGTGCTTGCTGCACATGGTTTTTGCGATTGGCAGCGCCCAAAGTCTGGGAGACTCGGATGACTCGGAAGAAGGCGAAAAGCAGTACCAGCCTGAAGAGTACTATGCCAGTGCCAAGGAGCATTTTCAGACATGTTCAAGGATTACGGGCATACGTGCGGGGAACGACACTGAGCGGCATTTGACGGCCCTCGAATACCTCCAAATACATCTGCTGAAAGCCAGTTTTGCTCTCTTAAGGCCAGTGTCCCCTGGACTGTGGTACATCACTGGTGAGGCGATGAGGTTGGCGGTCGACCTCGGTCTACATTTTGAGCAGGGCAACGAGCCTCAATTCAGGCTCGATAACGCAAGGAGGCAGACCGATAGAGAAGCTGATCGGGATGGAGGAGCACGAGAGTACATACGTGACCGGCGGCGCAGGCTCTGGTGGTGCGCCTATTCTCTTGATCGACTTATAAGCATTTGTGTCGGTCGGCCATTGGGAGTTAGTGATCGGGTCATCACCACCGAATTCCCCTCTCTGGCGGATGACAGATTCATCACTCCACAGGGAATCACGGTGCCATCTTCAGGCGAACCGGCCGTACCGAGCTACAAATTTGTTGCTCAGCACTACTTTCGGCTGCGACTGTTGCAGTCGGAAATAGTACAGGCGCTACAGATACAGCAAGCTCAAGCAGCCCGCCAGCAGCGCATGGATACCAAGATGGCCTCACCATTTCCGGCTCAGTTTGCTTCATTTCGAGATTGGAGAAGAGATATTGAGAAGCGTCTCACTGACTGGAGGGATAGTGCACCTACAAAAGAACAAACTGGAGTTGACTTTTCTACAGAGTTCCTTGAGGTCAACTACTGGCAGGTCATCATCTTTCTCCTCAGACAGAGCCTGCCTGTACCCAACGACTTCCGCAAAGAATACCAGATCTTCAAAGAGTTCAACAGCCCAAGCATGCACAACGTTGAGCTTCGGGAAGATCAAGAGGCCGTATACGTCAAGGTTGCAGAGGCCGGGGCCAAGATTTTGAAGCTATACAACCGTCTTAACCAACGAGGAGTCGTCAACTATACTTACCTGGCCACCCACTACGTCTACATGTCCGGAATATACTACCTCTACGCAATCTGGCACTCGGCTCAGGTTAGAAGCAATACTGTGAGTCTAACCGCGTGGAGACCTCTCTatatatttatttgagaCAAACATGCACGAAGTTAACATATCTGGGCGCCTGGTCAGTTGATAGATGAGGTAAACGATACGATTGCCAGAGGGCATACCGTCTTCACTGCTCTCATCCCCAAATGTCCCCCCGCCGAACGATGCAGAGATGCGTTTGATAGAATGGCAAAAGCAACCGTCAAGATGGCCATGATGCAAGGTGGCTTTGCCCCAGCTCCTGGGAGGCAAGCGGAGACTGAACGGCAACGTGGGTGTCAGCCAGGGACTACTAGTCCAGCACATAGCTCACATGCGCTTAAAAGCGAAGAGGCGTGGTCGACACGAACCCACAGTCCCGCACATCTCCGCCGCATGGGGGAGGCAAGCAGCAACACACCTTACAGCCGCTCTCATTATCAAGAGGGCAGCTACATTGCCACAGTGCCCTCGCCTCCAGGACACGCTTTGCGGCTCCCGCAACCACGTTCAATGC is from Pyricularia oryzae 70-15 chromosome 2, whole genome shotgun sequence and encodes:
- a CDS encoding fungal specific transcription factor domain-containing protein, translated to MSTSPRSQPQQLPYYKQEQHRHYQHQHPPPSPRQHHRAKRPRPSSPGPETQDTPPSASASASVPSPGSEDVQGVSSTSGSVTSIPGQSSNFRNVSACSRCRARKNRCDQRLPNCTGCEKAGVDCIGYDPITKREVPRSYIFFLENRVLALETLLESKGIPFPKADKLKMFSSAADRPTPSTQPPNQNIQNDALPSSVHQVHQKGVRCCNPSCQGQCHVKVPTSPSTTEAATSNHRFPGAMFTTNPPETAQPARSHWRGFPERDEGAKSVKSVVKREQNGGGSMRDSFFGLHTKSPRHPVRQADFPGKEVGLRLVELYFQHANPQIPILHRVEFMDIFHQAYTAEGSVRDRELCLLHMVFAIGSAQSLGDSDDSEEGEKQYQPEEYYASAKEHFQTCSRITGIRAGNDTERHLTALEYLQIHLLKASFALLRPVSPGLWYITGEAMRLAVDLGLHFEQGNEPQFRLDNARRQTDREADRDGGAREYIRDRRRRLWWCAYSLDRLISICVGRPLGVSDRVITTEFPSLADDRFITPQGITVPSSGEPAVPSYKFVAQHYFRLRLLQSEIVQALQIQQAQAARQQRMDTKMASPFPAQFASFRDWRRDIEKRLTDWRDSAPTKEQTGVDFSTEFLEVNYWQVIIFLLRQSLPVPNDFRKEYQIFKEFNSPSMHNVELREDQEAVYVKVAEAGAKILKLYNRLNQRGVVNYTYLATHYVYMSGIYYLYAIWHSAQVRSNTLIDEVNDTIARGHTVFTALIPKCPPAERCRDAFDRMAKATVKMAMMQGGFAPAPGRQAETERQRGCQPGTTSPAHSSHALKSEEAWSTRTHSPAHLRRMGEASSNTPYSRSHYQEGSYIATVPSPPGHALRLPQPRSMQYDGVVKLENEVFGPPMQPSSRLRKNMDSRHPHDFQGVGEDAKAVATAADAIVSSLFSQQQARRHSASSPTGAPNLLPPPTHQSAPHSGLPNGMEVLMVAPQIQLQQNHNRHHHHLPPTPNSYQPGIINFEEPQGMDFMQSLMAVAPPGSDPFLDLQMNFGFGAGWGGQYQDFSDGSQVDLLGGFWADRQQGGFAGGGGL